The segment CGCTGCGGCTCCATCGCCCGCTGCCGTGAGTCGGGAGCCCTCCGCCTCGAAGGCAAGGACTACGTGGTACAGGATGGCGACGTGATCACCTTCCGCTTCGCGTCCTGAAAATCCCGAAGCCCAATCCCCTCCCTCTGGCTTGCCATTTGCAGCAGTGGCGAGCGCAAAGACACGCCCCAGAAGGCCAGACTTGCACATCCAAAAAGGATCGCCTATGAGACGTAGCTTGGGCCGCCTCGGAAAGCTCGCCGTCGGTGTGGTTGTTAGCGCCGTCTTCCTGTGGCTCGCGTTGCGAGAAGTCCAGGTGCGGGACGTCTGGCTTGCCCTTCGCCAGGGGGAGTACCTGTGGTTTCTACCCGCTCTGTCCGTGATGTTTGCCAGCCATTACGTGCGCGCCTATCGCCACCGGTACCTATTGCTCCCGGTGGGAAACCTGCCTACCCCCCAGCTGTTCTCCGCCCTGATGATCGGCTACATGGCCAACACGCTTCTGCCCGCTCATCTGGGCGAGCTGGTGCGGGCCTACGTCGTGGGACGCAGGGGGAAGATCCCGGCTTCCTCCGCGCTCGCCACCATCGCCGTGGAGCGCATCTTGGACGTCTTGACGCTGCTGCTCTTGATGGCTGCGGCACTCCTCGTTTTCCCGTTCCCGAGCTGGGTGCGCATTAGTGGCGCGCTCACTCTTCTGGCCACTCTGGCCCTCGCCTTCTTCCTGCTCTGGATGCGCCGACAAGAGGAGCGGGCTACGGGCCTTGTCCGACGCAATGTGGGCCGCGTTTCGGCGAGGTTGGCAAGCTCCCTGGCCGGCCTGCTCCACAGCTTCGTGCAAGGATTAGCCCCTTTGCAGAGGCGGCGTCACTACGCGCTCGTCGCCATTAGCTCGGCCCTCGTCTGGGCCGGATACGCGGCCGTCATCCGTGTCCTCTTCCGCGCCTACGGACTGGACGCGCATTTTGCCCTTGGGCTGAAAGCTACCGTTGTTACCCTGGTCATCACCACGATCGCCGTGGTCGTCCCCAGTTCGCCCGGCTACGTGGGCACCTACCACTGGCTCTGCATGAAATCGCTGGAGCTGTTTGCCGTTCCCCCCGAGATGGCGCTGAGCTACGCGGTCGCCCTCCACGCGCTGAACATGCTTCCCGTCGCCGGCTTGGGGCTCGTCTTTGCCTGGAAAGAAGGCTATTCCCCCTCCCACCTGCCCAACGGCCGTCAGGCCCAAATTGCCTCAACCTGAGTCAGAGGGCCGACACCGTCGGTGCGCAAGGGCACACAGGCCCGGGTCAATCATCCTGGGCAGAGCGAGGCCATGTGACCACCCAAGATCGCACAAGCTCCTCGCTCGAAAGGAGATCTCGAATCGACACCTGCCACAGGGCACCGCCCGAGGATAGCGGGCAGGAGGCAGCCTCGAGACTCACCTCCTGGCCGAGCCGTGCCGCTTTCCTGTACTCGATCCGCCATCGCCGCATCCAGAACTCACCCGGACCCCCCTGATGCAGGAGATCGGCGATCCAGCGCAGGTAGACGGTGTTGTTGGCATGGCCGTAGCCATCGAGGTCCGAGTAACCTACCGCGCGGGTGATCCTTAGGCCCGGATCTGCGAACGCCCACTCCCCTCCCTGCTCGGGCCAAGGCGAGATCGCTTCCTCCGGCTCAACCGCCAATCGCTCCTCTATCTCGGGCGATAGGGGCGCAGGTCTTCCCGTGGAAGCTTCCAGATAGACCCATTCCGCCTGGGCCCCACCGAGTGGGGCGCCGGCGCCATCCAGGAAAAGATAGTCACGATGCACCGATACCCGCTTCCGTTTGCTGATCCACGTCTCGACAACGATCTGGTCGTCGAGGATCCAGGGGCGCACAAGCTCCGCCTGGAAGCGCCGCATCACCCAACCCGTGCCGCGCGCCCGGTACCAACGCGTGTCGAAGCCGTGATGCTCCGTTACGGCGATACTGACGTCCTGGGCGACGTTCTGCACGAACCAAGCGTGCGCACAATCGTCTGGCCCGACGTAGTTCCCGGTGACCTTGAACTGTCTCCGAAAGCGCTCGCTGCCCATCGCTCCCTCCAGAACGTTGAACGTCCGTCGCCAGGGCCTCCCTGATGTCGCGCTTACGGGCCCGGGCTCTCCCCGTCCCCTGCGCCGGAAATGTACGAAGCGGCGGCGAGCGCTCCAAGCTCGGCACTGTTCCAGCGTTTCCGCTGGTCGGGAATAGCGGCCCAGTCCGCAACGTTCAGATCCTGGACGGGGTAGGAGCAGCGCTCCTGCGGCTTGACAAAGCGACGCTCGCCCTATACCTTGTAGGCCGAACGGGGTCGGCACCCGTCCGGGGGTCTGGAAATCGGAATGTCAGGGAAGCGAGAGAGGATTTCCGACGCCTAACGCAACGGAGGGGCCATGCGCACGCGCAAGCTCGGATGGACAGGGGAGGAGTTGACCGTCATCGGCCTCGGCGCCTGGGCGATGGGTGGCGGGGGCTGGGCGTACGCCTGGGGCCCGCAAGATGACCGCGATTCCATTGCCACCATCCAGCGCGCCCTCGACCTCGGCATCAACTGGATCGACACGGCCGCTGTGTACGGCCTCGGGCATTCCGAGGAGATCGTCGGCCAGGCCATCCAGGGGAGGCGAGATCAGGTGTTCTTGGCTACCAAGTGCAGCCGCGTGTGGGACGCCCAGGGCCACATCTACGGACGCCTCAAGGCCTGGAGTGTGCGTCAGGAGCTCGAGGCGAGCCTGCGACGCCTGCGTGTTGACACCATCGATCTCTATCAGATCCACTGGCCCGATCCCGATCAGGACCTGGAGGAGGCCTGGACGGAGATGGCAAAGGCCGTCGAGGAAGGAAAGGTGCGCTACCTGGGTGTGTCCAATTTTAGCGTGGCTCAGATGGAACGTTTGCGAGCCATCCACCCCATCGCGTCGCTCCAACCGCCGTACTCCCTTCTACGCCGCGGCGTCGAGAACGAAATCCTGCCCTACTGCGCGCGACACAACATCGGCGTGATTGCCTACAGCCCGTTGGGCAGCGGCCTTCTCACCGGCAAATTCGACCGCCAGAAGCTCCAATCCCTCCCTCCTGACGACTGGCGGCGCCGGGGACAGCTTTTCCAGGAACCGGAGTTCAGCGTCAACCTTGCCTTCGTGGACGAGCTTCAGAAGCTTGCCGCCCGGTATACGCGCCCCGTTTCGCACCTGGCCATCGCCTGGGTGCTGCGCCGCCCCGAGATTACGGCGGCCATCGTCGGCGCGCGCCGTCCCAGCCAAATCGAGGAGACGGCACCCGCGGCGGACTGGGAGCTGCCATCCGAGCTCGAGGCGGAGATCGATAGGCTTCTCCAGCAGCGGGAGCGGCAACTGGCATCTGCCTCGATCTGACGCTCCGGTCTCGCGCCGGATGCAAAGCCAGGAGGTGAGGCAGGCTCCCTCCTTGATGGATGCGATTCCCGCGCTCGACGAGGATGCGCCTGCCCAGAGCTATGCGCACAAGGGGGAAAGCTTGACGACCCAGGAGAGCTCACCACTGCGAGAGGCGCTCGATGAGGGAACGGTAGGGACCCGCGTGCATCTCCGGACGGAAGTACACCTTCCGCAAATAGTCCAGGGCTCCCGCCACCCGCTCGAAGAGCAGAAAGAGCCGACGGAACAGCTCCGAGCCCGGGATGGACAGGGCGCTGTCGAACTGGTAGACCGAATAGTACGAGCGCTCCCCCTCCCGGGTGTAGAGGTCCATCACGCCCATTCGCTCTACGTAATCGCGGAGGATTCCCGTCATGAAGAGGGTGAAGTCGCCAATGTGCCGGCGGATTTCCCGCTCGCGGAAGGGGTCAAAGCGCGGAGCCGCCACGTGCGCGTGCTCCTCTGCCTCCGTCAGCATCTCCACGATGGTGGTGAGCTTTTCTCCCCGCAGATCCCGGATCCGGTAGAGATTCTCGGTGCGGGCAAAGCGGGTGAGCACCCCCGAGACATAGTCCGTAACCTCGGCATCCATCAGGCCCACGTCCGAGAAAGCGATCCCCGCCCACTTGCGGAAGAAGCGATACAGACCTTGGTAACGCTCGGGAATCTCGGGCAACATCGTACCACCTCCGTCGGGAGAGACATCCGTTCCCTTGTACGACGTGCCCGGTGGCCCAGATCCTCCGAGGTTCCCAGCCGGTAAACAGACTTTGCGCTCCGTCGCACAGCCGCCTTAGGAGCCGGATTCTATCCGTAGCGACCGTACCTGCGCACGAGATCCAGGATGTAGCGATAGCGCTCGAACGAAACGTTGTCCGGTACGGAGTGATCGGTGTGGTAGATGTAGGCACCGTCCTCCATGGCCACAGCGAACTTGGTGCGGATCTCCTCCTCGATCACCCTTGGGTCGGGGTGGGACATCTTGCGGGCGTCGATGCCCCCCATGAAGGCGAGCTTGTCGCCGTAGAGCCTCTTGAGCTCGATCAGGTCCATTCCCGATTTCACCTCGAGAGGCTGGAGGCAATCGAAGCCGGCGCGGATCAGGTCCGGGATCAGGGCCTTCACGCAGCCGCAGCTGTGCAAGATCACCTTGAGCCCGCGGGCGTGGAAAAAATCCACCATCCGCTTGTCGGCAGGGAAGATCAGCTCGCGGTAGGCCTGCGGAGAGAATAGAGTTGCGTTCCGGTAGCCCATGTCATTGAACAGCCAGGCTCCATCGAAATCGAAGCCGCGACCCATCATCTCTTCCGCCCCCGCAATGGTCAGCTCGGCCAGGGTGTCGAAGATATCCTTCACCCACTCCGGGTCCTCGGCAATGGCCATGAGGAGCGTCTCACTTCCCACGAAGCCCTGCGCCCGATCGTATCCGGTGGCCATCGTAAACACGCAGAAGTACCCCTTTGCTTTGGCCTCCCGAAATTGCGGAAGCAGGGTCTCCCAGTCCACCCGCGTATTGTTCCAGCGCAGAAGCTCCTTCCGCTCCTCCCAGCTTGCCCGATCCGTGACCGGAAACTCCAGGTAAGCCGGTGTGGAGGTCTGATGCTTCCAGTCCTTCCGCACGGCCCCGTCTGCGTTGCGCACGATGCGGTACTCGTCCGTCTCCTCCAGCACTTCTACTGGTAGCTGGAAACTGCCGTTGAAACTGAAGAGGCGAAACTCGTAGCCGAAGTATTCGGCCACATCCGCCTCAGCAGGTAACCCTTCGGTCCGCCACCTTGCCACCGTAGTCGGCCAGGGCTCATCGTGGATGGGCACGCGATCCGGCTTCCGATGGGAGAGGGCAAGAAGTACGCGCTCGCGGGAGGTCATTTCGGCCATCAGGTCCCTCGCTGGTCTTGCACTTGATCGCTGCCATTACTGCTGCGCGCGCCACAAGGCGAGAATCTGCGCCAAGAGCTTCTCTTTGGCGCGCAGCATTTCTGCTTTGGATGCGCAGTACACCGTCCCGGCAGCAGCCCCAGCGTGCCCGTCCCCAATGTTGAGGCTCCGCATGATCTCGCCCACATCTTTGCCGTGCCCCTGCCCTGGGAGGTTGATGCCGAGGGACATGGACACACTCAGGTCCGTGGTCTTCAGTCCGCCGCGCATCAGGTTCCGGACTTCCAGTACCGCTTTGGCCTGCGGGTAGAGCAGAAAGGCGAGCTTCTTGATCACGCGTGGCGGCCGGGCGTAATCGGTGAAGTCCAGGACGACCATCTCTTGTCCTTCATCCCCCGGTAGAAACCGCGCCTGCCGGGCAATCACCTGCAGCATCTCCTCCTCCTGCCGGTGGTACTCCTCGTAGGCCCGGCAGATCTCCTCCGTGGAGGCCACCTCCCCCAAAGGAAGATCGCGCACCTGTCGCACAAGCCGACGCAGGAAGGCGCTGCGCTCCCGAGGCGAACCCTCTTGCGCTTTGATGGCAGCATCCACCATCTTCCCCGGTGTGGGCTTTCGCCACTCCTCGATGGAAGCGAAGCGAAAGCTATCAAGAACGTCCGCTTCGCCCACGGTCTCCTCGTAGAAGTCCGGAAAACAGCCGCGCGGGCGAAAGTACTCGTACACCACCCGCGCGCAGGAGTCCCGCAGGGCAAAGCTTCCCGCCAGAGTTGCGGGATCGATGCCCCGGTAGCGCAACTCCTCCAGGTTTCCCTCGTGGTGGTCAAACCACATCCCGCATTCCAGGGGATAGGGAAGGTCACAGACAATGTCCTGGGACGTAATCGTGATTCGCGACTCTGCAATGGTACGCGGCCCGGCAAAAACGAAACAGTCCACACCGAGGGCGCGACTCACCAGCGCTGCGCTCACCACGCCATCGAAATCGTCGTGCGTGACGATCTTCGGCTGCCGCTCAACCTCTTCTCCCATCATCACCCCCTTTTTCCTCCGTATTCGTCGCCCAGGCGATCCCATGGGGCAAAGAAAGCTCCGGCATTGTGCGGAGACCGGGCTTTGCCGCCAGGACGCGCGGAATAGCGTTGAGGAGACTGGCGACGGTGGCGGTGTCCCCGAAAATCCCGCCCGGAACGACGACGTGCACAGGCGGATCCCCGTCGATCCGTACCTCATCGTGGGGAGCTTCGGCCCCCACGTACATCTGCAGCTCCAGGAAGATCACCTCGCGGCCGCCCACCAACCCTCGGCAGGCATGTCGGATGCCTGCCACGCAGCCCGGCGTTACGGTCAGGTATGGAGTGCTGACCTCCCGATCCGCCAGAACAGGGACAAGCTTCTCATCGACCGAGTCCAGCTTCCAACCAAGGGTGCTGGCCAGACAGAAGAGGGACTCTACCAGACCCACGTGCCCAAGCTTGCCCCCATCGGCGAGGGCACGGAACTCCTCTGGTCGTAGTCCCGCTCCCACTTTCCTCTGCAGGGGCAAGCGCCTCTTTGCCGCGTCCACCACGCGCCGTACCTCTATCCTCCGTACCTCCACACACTGACTGGTGAGCACGAGGGGGAAGACGTCCATCACAAAACCCGGGTTCACACCTGTGCCGACAATCACTACGCCGGCCTCCTGCGCCTTGCGGTCCAGCTCCGCAGCCAAATCGGGATGCCGGTGCCACGGCCAGAAAAGCTCCTCCGTGGACGAAATCACGTGCGCCCCAGCTTCCACGCAGAGGCGAACCTGCTGCGCTACTGCTTCCAGCGTCGACTGCGTGGTGTGCAGGACTACCTCCGGCTGTACTCTGCGGAGAAGCTGCTTGGGCTCAGGCTCCACCAGGATTCCCAGCTCACGCCCGGCACCTGCCAGAAGGCCCGCATCTTTCCCAACCTTCTGTGGGTCCATATCGACGGCCCCGACCAGCTCCAGACCGGGCCTTCGCAGAAGAGCCCGAATGCACTCCATCCCAATCGGCCCCAGTCCGTACTGCACCACGTGCACGCGGTTCACTCTTGTCCGCCTCCCTTCAGCCAGTTCTGCGCGTCCAAACGCCGGACCAGCTCGTAGACCGCGATCCCGAAAGCCACCGCCACGTTCAGCGAAGTCTTGCGCCCGAACATCGGAATGAAGACCGCAGCATCAGCCAGGGTCAACACATCATCGCGCACGCCGTGCCACTCGTTCCCCACCACAAGCGCCACCGGGAATCGGTACGCGGGCTCCCAGAGAGGTAAGCACGGCTCGGTCTTTTCCAAGACGACGATCTGGTAGCCGCGCCCTCGCAACTCCCGGATTGCCTCAGCTGGATGCACCACGTATCGCCACGGCACCGACTCCTCCGCCCCAAGTGCCGTCTTGCGTACCTCGTTACGCGTGGGCAAGGGGGAGATACCACACACGATCAGCTCCTCCACTCGCGCTGCATCGGCCGTGCGGAGGATGGCGCCCACGTTGTAGGCCGAGCGGATATTGTCCAGTACCCCCACAATGGGGAGCCTACGGGGCCCGAGACGTTCGGCCAACTCGGCCTGCTCCCACACCTGCTCTTCCAGGGATTTCTTG is part of the candidate division KSB1 bacterium genome and harbors:
- a CDS encoding dihydrodipicolinate reductase; the protein is MNRVHVVQYGLGPIGMECIRALLRRPGLELVGAVDMDPQKVGKDAGLLAGAGRELGILVEPEPKQLLRRVQPEVVLHTTQSTLEAVAQQVRLCVEAGAHVISSTEELFWPWHRHPDLAAELDRKAQEAGVVIVGTGVNPGFVMDVFPLVLTSQCVEVRRIEVRRVVDAAKRRLPLQRKVGAGLRPEEFRALADGGKLGHVGLVESLFCLASTLGWKLDSVDEKLVPVLADREVSTPYLTVTPGCVAGIRHACRGLVGGREVIFLELQMYVGAEAPHDEVRIDGDPPVHVVVPGGIFGDTATVASLLNAIPRVLAAKPGLRTMPELSLPHGIAWATNTEEKGGDDGRRG
- a CDS encoding aldo/keto reductase, producing MRTRKLGWTGEELTVIGLGAWAMGGGGWAYAWGPQDDRDSIATIQRALDLGINWIDTAAVYGLGHSEEIVGQAIQGRRDQVFLATKCSRVWDAQGHIYGRLKAWSVRQELEASLRRLRVDTIDLYQIHWPDPDQDLEEAWTEMAKAVEEGKVRYLGVSNFSVAQMERLRAIHPIASLQPPYSLLRRGVENEILPYCARHNIGVIAYSPLGSGLLTGKFDRQKLQSLPPDDWRRRGQLFQEPEFSVNLAFVDELQKLAARYTRPVSHLAIAWVLRRPEITAAIVGARRPSQIEETAPAADWELPSELEAEIDRLLQQRERQLASASI
- a CDS encoding RNA methyltransferase is translated as MRKKSLEEQVWEQAELAERLGPRRLPIVGVLDNIRSAYNVGAILRTADAARVEELIVCGISPLPTRNEVRKTALGAEESVPWRYVVHPAEAIRELRGRGYQIVVLEKTEPCLPLWEPAYRFPVALVVGNEWHGVRDDVLTLADAAVFIPMFGRKTSLNVAVAFGIAVYELVRRLDAQNWLKGGGQE
- a CDS encoding thioesterase; translation: MGSERFRRQFKVTGNYVGPDDCAHAWFVQNVAQDVSIAVTEHHGFDTRWYRARGTGWVMRRFQAELVRPWILDDQIVVETWISKRKRVSVHRDYLFLDGAGAPLGGAQAEWVYLEASTGRPAPLSPEIEERLAVEPEEAISPWPEQGGEWAFADPGLRITRAVGYSDLDGYGHANNTVYLRWIADLLHQGGPGEFWMRRWRIEYRKAARLGQEVSLEAASCPLSSGGALWQVSIRDLLSSEELVRSWVVTWPRSAQDD
- a CDS encoding flippase-like domain-containing protein codes for the protein MRRSLGRLGKLAVGVVVSAVFLWLALREVQVRDVWLALRQGEYLWFLPALSVMFASHYVRAYRHRYLLLPVGNLPTPQLFSALMIGYMANTLLPAHLGELVRAYVVGRRGKIPASSALATIAVERILDVLTLLLLMAAALLVFPFPSWVRISGALTLLATLALAFFLLWMRRQEERATGLVRRNVGRVSARLASSLAGLLHSFVQGLAPLQRRRHYALVAISSALVWAGYAAVIRVLFRAYGLDAHFALGLKATVVTLVITTIAVVVPSSPGYVGTYHWLCMKSLELFAVPPEMALSYAVALHALNMLPVAGLGLVFAWKEGYSPSHLPNGRQAQIAST